A segment of the Silvanigrella aquatica genome:
AATTAAAGTACTCAATTTTTCCAGTCACATTTTTTCCAATACTATTGCTGAAATCATCTAAATTTTTTAGATCAATTCCTTCCTCTAATTTACCAGAAAATATTCCTGTTACAGTGTTCAAAGAGTCTGTATTATTTGGAAATAAATCCTCGCTTTTTGCAATTTCTTCTTTACTAAATCTGCTTTGAATTTCATTATGAACTACTTTAGAGGGCTGATGTGTATCACTGTTTTTTTCTGGTAAAGATGTACAAGAAACCATTCCAAACATGAATAAACTAGAAACTATTTTATAATTTTTACTTATCATTTAGACCTCAGTTTAAAAGGGTGAAAGATGTTGCTGTTTCTGACTCTATGAGAACTACTTAAGATTACAAAAAAAACATAATCGTCTTAATTAAATGTCAATAGATTTAAAATTTTATCCAGAGCAAAGAAACAAGAAAGAACTAAGGCAAGAAATAGTACGCATAACTATCCTTATGTGTACTTTTTTTGTTATTTTTTTTAGTTTATGTGTACTATCGTACGGGATGCTAACTTGGGGGGTAAAAGTACACATAATGTTCAAAAATAAATTACTAGCAAAAAATTTAAATGATTTTTTAGAGTGGCTGAAAAACAACGATCATTCACCTAATACAATTAAAAGCTACGAATTGGACTTAAACCAATTTGTAACATGGATTGAAAATATTATTCCTAAAGCGTGCATGGCCGATATTGGTACTTTAACTTTGCAACAGTATAGAAACCACCTTGAAAGACATGGGAACCAGAAAACAAATAAAGGGCTTTCCGCTTCAACCATAAATAGGATGATCCAAAGTCTCAGAAAGTTTTTAAACTGGGCTTACAAGAAAAATTTAATAGAGCGTGACCCATCTCAAGACCTTAAACTTAAAACTCTCCAAAAAAATTTTAGCCCCAAGGCATTAGATAAAGCAGAAATCCACAAAATGCTTACACTTGCGGGGAGAGGGAATTCTAGCCAAAGGAATTACGCTTTATTCCAATTACTGCTCCAAACAGGATTAAGAATAGGAGAAGTTGAGAATTTAAAGTTGGAAGATATTTATTTATATGATCGTTCTGGTGAAATTCGAGTAAAGGACGGAAAAGGCAGAAAGGAACGAGCTGTTCCCTTAAATTCTAGCGTTCGCAAAGCGTTAAAAGATTATTTACAAGAGAGAAAAAACAAAGCATGTGAAAAAAAATTAATTGAAAGCAATTATGTCTTTGTTAATTCTAAAGAAACTCCACTAAAAAAAAGGGCTTTACAAAAAATTATTTCACAAATTATGAAAAAAGCGGGAATTCCTGCTGCTTCCGCACATACTCTTAGACATACATTTGCAACCGCTCACTATAACGACCATAAAAAACTAGTTGAGCTTTCAAATTTGCTTGGCCATAGCAATCTAAACACGACAGCACGTTATACACAGGCTTCTAAAGAACAGCTTGCGGAACAACTTGAAAGCAGTTCACTCAATGAGTTTGGTGAATAATCCAAATGTTTTTACTCTATAAAAATTTTTAACTAAAGATTTTTGAAGATTACAAAAATTCGTATAAAGTCATTTAGTTAAATTTAAAATTGTCACTTTGCTTATTCTAATATCTTAAAAAGGAATTTATAACATGAATATAAAAGAAACTTTAATGGAAAAACTTATAACTAGAGAAAATGAAAGTAATGATCTGCAAAATAGAATTAATAATTTTAAAGATTACTACTTAGAATTAACAAGCAAAATAATAACATATTTAAATGAATTCAAAGCAAAAAATTTAGTTAAATATGAATTTAATACATATGATTCAGATATGCCTTTAAAAATACAATTTCAAGATTTAGTATTTAAAATGTCGCCATTTTATTCAGATAGAAATAATGATAACATGTACGTTATTTTCAAACTTGACACTATTGAAAATAATACAAATTATAAAACTAAACACATAATGGATCTTAATTTTTCAGATATTTATTTCTTCTATAACGAACAAAAAAAAGAATGGACAATTGAAAATAATGAAAAGATTACTAAGCTAGATTGCAATTCCTTTTTAGAGTTAATAAATTCATTTTTATGATTTATAGTAATAATATTTGACTAAATAATTATGAATAATACTATATAACCTAGCAATTTAAATTATCAAAAAAATAACAACCTCTCCCCCGCGAGAAACCAATTTAGTTACAATTAAGTATTAACTTACTTATATTATTATGTTTTTATAGTTTTTCGATTTCTTCACAAGGTAATTCAGTAGCTTGAGATATAAGCTCTAATGGCAATTTTTGTTCTTTTAATTTTCTAGCAATTTGTCTTTGTTTTGAATGAATTGCAGTATTAAAATCCAATTCATATTTTAACTTTGCTTCATATAAAGCCCTTGTTTCAGGATCTTGACTTACATATCTTAGTGTTT
Coding sequences within it:
- a CDS encoding tyrosine-type recombinase/integrase, producing MFKNKLLAKNLNDFLEWLKNNDHSPNTIKSYELDLNQFVTWIENIIPKACMADIGTLTLQQYRNHLERHGNQKTNKGLSASTINRMIQSLRKFLNWAYKKNLIERDPSQDLKLKTLQKNFSPKALDKAEIHKMLTLAGRGNSSQRNYALFQLLLQTGLRIGEVENLKLEDIYLYDRSGEIRVKDGKGRKERAVPLNSSVRKALKDYLQERKNKACEKKLIESNYVFVNSKETPLKKRALQKIISQIMKKAGIPAASAHTLRHTFATAHYNDHKKLVELSNLLGHSNLNTTARYTQASKEQLAEQLESSSLNEFGE